The Methyloferula stellata AR4 genome includes a window with the following:
- a CDS encoding YkgJ family cysteine cluster protein: MAVADIDNPLALFKSLNAIFTDLIGPASVREGMSERLLDEAFESFEHYVKSALDGIDAVVACRGGCASCCTIRVAATAPEVLLIKHYLIKLEKARGAEFVGDLVARIEQAHDATNGVGELDRMEVGEVCPFIENGLCVIYSRRPLACRGHASFSEHACVDALSGEEVDVPISEPHMTARSLIQNALQSALRDAGLGWGIYELNHALIIALKDENCERAWMGGEDIFAPARIADVSQEEMAETFDAIKAAVA; the protein is encoded by the coding sequence ATGGCGGTGGCTGATATTGATAATCCGCTGGCCCTCTTCAAAAGCCTCAATGCAATTTTCACCGATCTGATCGGGCCCGCGAGCGTCCGCGAGGGGATGTCCGAGCGGCTGCTCGACGAGGCTTTCGAGAGTTTCGAACATTATGTCAAGAGCGCCCTGGATGGCATCGACGCGGTCGTCGCCTGCCGCGGCGGCTGCGCCAGTTGCTGCACGATCCGGGTCGCTGCGACGGCGCCGGAGGTGCTGCTCATCAAACATTATCTTATCAAGCTCGAAAAGGCGCGCGGCGCGGAATTCGTCGGCGACCTCGTCGCGCGGATCGAACAGGCGCATGATGCGACCAATGGCGTCGGCGAACTCGATCGCATGGAAGTGGGCGAGGTCTGTCCCTTTATCGAGAATGGGCTTTGCGTGATCTATTCGCGGCGGCCCTTGGCGTGCCGGGGTCATGCGTCTTTTTCCGAACATGCCTGCGTCGATGCGCTCTCGGGCGAAGAAGTCGACGTGCCGATCTCGGAGCCGCATATGACCGCCCGCAGCCTTATTCAAAACGCCTTGCAATCGGCCTTGCGTGACGCCGGACTTGGCTGGGGAATCTACGAACTCAATCATGCGCTCATCATTGCCTTGAAGGACGAGAATTGCGAGAGAGCCTGGATGGGCGGCGAGGATATTTTCGCGCCGGCCCGCATCGCCGATGTGAGCCAGGAAGAAATGGCTGAGACCTTCGACGCGATCAAGGCCGCGGTGGCGTAA
- a CDS encoding DUF2147 domain-containing protein — translation MIVRAALTAYQMAIIGPVNAAGPADPRGTWLTEDGRVRIRVERCGAKQEQICGYVVWMKNPVDAKGQALQDHNNPDAAKRSRPVLGHQLIMGLKPSSEARFYGRIYNAENGKFYDIALWREAADQLRVKGCMMSVLCATQSWTQTTNILPGQLVGVTGDPNGPRPDKDWGPESQANPPAAANAVK, via the coding sequence ATGATCGTGCGTGCTGCTCTCACCGCCTATCAGATGGCTATCATCGGACCTGTCAATGCGGCAGGCCCAGCTGATCCGAGAGGCACTTGGCTCACGGAAGATGGCCGCGTTCGTATTCGGGTCGAGCGTTGCGGAGCGAAGCAGGAGCAGATCTGCGGCTACGTTGTCTGGATGAAGAATCCGGTCGATGCGAAGGGACAAGCGCTCCAGGACCACAACAATCCGGACGCGGCGAAACGCTCTCGGCCTGTTCTGGGTCATCAGCTCATCATGGGTCTAAAGCCAAGCTCAGAGGCGCGCTTCTATGGTCGGATCTACAATGCGGAGAACGGCAAGTTTTACGATATTGCGCTGTGGCGCGAAGCGGCGGACCAATTGAGGGTCAAGGGTTGCATGATGTCCGTCTTATGCGCCACGCAGAGTTGGACGCAGACAACCAATATTCTCCCCGGGCAACTGGTAGGGGTGACCGGCGACCCGAATGGTCCAAGGCCAGATAAGGATTGGGGGCCCGAGAGCCAGGCGAACCCGCCGGCGGCTGCGAATGCCGTTAAATAG
- a CDS encoding DUF559 domain-containing protein, translating to MTDPIPRNVMMRLARKQRKDSVNAEAIIWRALRDRRCNNFKFRRQVPIGSYIADFICFEKRLLIEIDGPSQHRRIKAYAMRRGIIGFNKMAFESCASPMIW from the coding sequence ATGACCGATCCTATTCCACGAAACGTGATGATGCGTTTGGCACGTAAGCAACGCAAGGATTCAGTCAATGCTGAAGCCATCATCTGGCGTGCCTTGCGAGATCGTAGATGCAACAATTTCAAGTTCCGCAGGCAGGTACCAATTGGCAGCTACATCGCCGATTTCATCTGTTTCGAGAAAAGACTTCTGATCGAAATCGACGGCCCGTCGCAGCACAGGCGAATCAAAGCCTACGCGATGCGGCGCGGGATAATTGGCTTCAACAAAATGGCTTTCGAATCCTGCGCATCTCCAATGATCTGGTGA
- the fabD gene encoding ACP S-malonyltransferase has protein sequence MGQAFVFPGQGSQAVGMGKALAETYPQARAVFAEVDDTLGQKLSALMFEGPEAELTLTANTQPALMAVSLAVIRVLEAEAGLDLARDAAFVAGHSLGEYSALAAAGSLSLADTTRLLRLRGSAMQEAVPPGVGAMAALLGLDYETGVAVAKQAMEEQGGGAVCQIANDNGGGQVVASGSKAAVERAMEIAKSKGAKRALLLPVSAPFHCALMQPAADVMADALAKVEIKAPKVPLISNVLAAPVEDAKDIRGLLVAQVTGTVRWRESVTYMASKGATLFVECGSGKVLTGLLKRIVDTATGVSIGTPADIDAFKART, from the coding sequence ATGGGTCAAGCATTCGTCTTTCCGGGGCAGGGGTCGCAGGCGGTCGGCATGGGCAAGGCGCTCGCCGAGACCTATCCGCAGGCGCGTGCGGTCTTCGCCGAGGTCGACGACACGCTCGGACAAAAATTGTCCGCGCTCATGTTCGAAGGGCCGGAAGCCGAGCTCACCCTGACGGCCAATACGCAGCCGGCGTTGATGGCGGTGAGCCTCGCGGTTATCCGCGTGCTCGAAGCCGAAGCCGGGCTCGACCTTGCGCGCGACGCGGCTTTCGTCGCGGGCCATTCGCTCGGCGAATATTCGGCGCTTGCCGCCGCGGGATCCTTGAGCCTCGCCGATACGACGCGCCTCTTGCGCTTGCGCGGCAGCGCGATGCAAGAGGCCGTGCCGCCCGGTGTCGGCGCGATGGCGGCGCTGCTTGGGCTCGATTATGAAACCGGCGTTGCCGTCGCAAAGCAGGCGATGGAAGAGCAGGGCGGCGGTGCCGTCTGCCAGATCGCCAATGACAATGGCGGCGGTCAGGTGGTGGCGTCGGGTTCGAAGGCAGCGGTTGAGCGAGCCATGGAGATTGCCAAGAGCAAAGGCGCGAAACGCGCGCTGCTTCTGCCGGTCTCGGCACCGTTCCATTGCGCCTTGATGCAGCCTGCCGCCGATGTCATGGCCGACGCCTTGGCAAAGGTCGAGATCAAAGCGCCCAAAGTGCCGCTGATTTCGAACGTTCTGGCAGCGCCGGTCGAAGATGCGAAAGATATTCGCGGACTTCTCGTGGCGCAGGTCACCGGGACGGTGCGCTGGCGCGAGAGCGTGACCTATATGGCCTCGAAAGGCGCCACGCTTTTCGTCGAATGCGGGTCGGGCAAAGTGCTCACCGGCCTGCTGAAACGAATCGTCGATACGGCGACCGGCGTTTCGATCGGAACGCCGGCCGATATCGACGCCTTCAAGGCGCGCACGTAA
- a CDS encoding DUF4403 family protein produces the protein MAAISTLMARGLLSCAIIAFPALAAEKPALSPDQPAPAITPSHVSASIEFSLRALAGAIDRDVPKRLATIDDRISCVHRRVLGFEINAKCDVRGYVERTAPISLYVDGTRVVGAVPIYGTVSGEGANRITSHIHGGTEARITVEAEARPQLRRDWSVDLHFADSFHWTQPPVLQVLGHEINLSRFVEPKIKVQLDRVRAKAAAAAKALDLHAKAETAWRRAFEPVKLADDPEVWLQLTPQSAAFAGVSANKEVMTGSLTIEGTAETVVGHAPAPVAPTPLPPLGSDVATPGKFELIVPVRVDYETLRQKAKGLIASFGTSGENTLRDVEIYPSAGKIVLGLRIAKASNADPDAGDWIYLLATPQIDNEAKILRLPNLTINAPDGAETEIVKWLIETKLLKTLREQLAISYKDTYEKLIAAADAKLTRPLGNGFRMEGRLASARVDKILLLADGLSVELRADGDLKILYGL, from the coding sequence TTGGCGGCGATTTCGACATTGATGGCGCGCGGACTTCTCAGTTGCGCGATCATCGCCTTCCCCGCGCTTGCCGCGGAAAAGCCCGCGTTGAGCCCCGATCAGCCCGCGCCCGCGATCACGCCATCGCATGTCTCGGCCTCGATCGAGTTCAGTTTGCGCGCTTTGGCCGGAGCGATCGACCGGGATGTTCCCAAACGCCTCGCGACCATCGATGATCGCATCAGTTGCGTGCATCGCCGCGTGCTGGGCTTCGAGATCAATGCGAAATGCGATGTCCGCGGCTATGTCGAGCGAACCGCGCCGATATCGCTCTATGTTGACGGCACCCGCGTGGTCGGCGCCGTGCCGATCTACGGCACGGTCTCCGGAGAAGGCGCGAACAGGATCACGTCGCATATTCACGGCGGCACGGAAGCACGGATCACGGTCGAGGCTGAAGCCCGCCCGCAGCTCCGGCGCGACTGGTCCGTCGATTTGCATTTCGCCGATAGCTTCCATTGGACCCAACCGCCGGTCCTTCAAGTCCTCGGCCATGAGATCAACCTTTCCCGCTTCGTCGAACCGAAGATCAAAGTTCAATTGGATCGCGTTCGGGCCAAGGCGGCCGCGGCCGCAAAAGCGCTCGATCTACATGCCAAAGCCGAGACGGCGTGGCGTCGTGCATTTGAGCCCGTCAAACTTGCGGACGATCCGGAAGTCTGGCTGCAATTGACGCCGCAGAGCGCCGCTTTCGCCGGCGTAAGCGCGAATAAAGAGGTGATGACCGGCTCGCTTACAATCGAAGGCACCGCAGAAACCGTGGTCGGACATGCGCCGGCTCCGGTCGCGCCGACCCCATTGCCGCCTCTTGGCAGCGATGTCGCCACACCGGGTAAATTCGAGCTGATCGTTCCGGTCCGCGTCGATTACGAGACCTTGCGTCAAAAGGCCAAAGGCCTGATCGCGAGCTTCGGAACCTCGGGCGAGAACACGCTCCGCGACGTCGAGATCTATCCCTCCGCCGGAAAGATCGTCCTCGGACTGCGCATCGCGAAAGCGTCCAACGCCGATCCCGATGCCGGCGATTGGATCTATCTTTTGGCGACGCCGCAAATCGACAATGAGGCCAAGATTCTCCGGCTGCCGAATCTGACCATCAATGCGCCGGATGGCGCCGAGACCGAGATCGTCAAATGGCTCATCGAGACGAAGCTTCTCAAAACACTGCGCGAACAGCTCGCCATCAGCTACAAGGACACTTACGAAAAGCTGATCGCGGCGGCGGATGCGAAGCTCACCCGCCCGCTCGGCAACGGGTTTCGCATGGAAGGCCGGCTTGCCTCCGCCCGCGTCGACAAAATCCTGCTGCTCGCGGATGGATTGAGCGTCGAGCTTCGCGCCGATGGCGACTTAAAAATATTATACGGACTTTAG
- a CDS encoding TetR/AcrR family transcriptional regulator, with protein MNVTKAKPKKAVQRRSGRPTKEQAEQLTEHIIDVATQLFMENGFEATSVDLIATTARISKQTFYARFVSKEVLFAAVIRKRMNDLLMPAAREPRQAGPIEVILVQIGVELSKRALTPTAIAIDRLISSEAHQFPQLALAYQENSLHTRDLIADIFSNAMREGEVRSTNARFLAEQFLYAVVDGPVHALVLSGKTIKSDKDRRERIVAAVELFLDGCRDQPTRRS; from the coding sequence ATGAATGTTACCAAGGCCAAACCGAAAAAAGCCGTGCAACGACGCAGCGGGCGGCCGACGAAAGAACAAGCCGAACAGCTCACCGAGCACATCATCGACGTAGCGACACAGCTTTTCATGGAGAACGGCTTCGAAGCCACCAGCGTCGATCTTATCGCGACGACAGCGCGGATCTCGAAACAGACCTTCTATGCCCGGTTCGTCTCAAAGGAGGTTTTGTTTGCTGCTGTGATCCGAAAAAGGATGAATGATCTGCTCATGCCGGCTGCCCGCGAACCGAGGCAAGCGGGTCCAATTGAAGTTATCTTGGTCCAGATCGGAGTTGAGCTTTCGAAACGCGCGCTCACGCCGACCGCTATCGCAATCGACCGGCTTATCTCGTCAGAAGCACATCAATTTCCGCAACTGGCTCTCGCTTACCAGGAGAACAGCCTCCATACGCGAGATCTGATTGCCGACATTTTTTCTAACGCTATGCGCGAGGGCGAAGTCCGATCGACAAACGCGCGCTTCCTGGCCGAGCAGTTCCTCTACGCGGTGGTCGACGGCCCCGTCCACGCTTTGGTCCTCAGCGGCAAGACCATTAAATCGGACAAGGATCGGCGCGAGAGGATCGTCGCAGCGGTCGAATTGTTTTTGGATGGATGCCGCGACCAGCCGACGCGGCGCAGCTAG
- the trxA gene encoding thioredoxin, translating to MPTVKVTDETFMDDVVKAPGLVLVDFWAQWCGPCKAMAPLLEEVADELAGKVTIAKLDVDENPGVATFFEIVSVPTLKMFKDGKVSSEEIGTVPKDQLIEWILKEV from the coding sequence ATGCCGACAGTCAAAGTCACCGACGAGACCTTCATGGATGATGTCGTCAAAGCGCCGGGGCTCGTCCTCGTCGATTTCTGGGCGCAATGGTGCGGACCCTGCAAGGCCATGGCGCCTTTGCTCGAAGAGGTCGCGGACGAACTCGCGGGTAAGGTGACGATCGCCAAGCTTGACGTCGATGAAAACCCCGGCGTCGCGACCTTCTTCGAAATCGTCTCGGTGCCGACGCTCAAAATGTTCAAGGACGGCAAAGTCTCCTCGGAAGAGATCGGCACGGTTCCGAAAGATCAGCTCATCGAGTGGATCTTGAAGGAGGTTTAA
- a CDS encoding outer membrane protein: MNNEKTLSALVLAIAVGAAHAADLPPRRPAPIYVPPLFTWTGFYAGLNVGGGFSTSNGLNSYLGTNSGRASGFVAGGQAGYNYQVSPLFVVGVENDFLVTGVSTHNSGWNAPDVRVPFFGTARGRAGFTLLDSHVLVYGTGGLATGQVNDTGINKLRIGWTAGGGVEWAFLPNWSMKLEYLYTDLYKNLKSDSLPERHEKFHIVRVGVNYHFDLFKPASLGDRY, from the coding sequence ATGAATAACGAGAAGACGCTGTCCGCCCTGGTCCTGGCCATTGCCGTTGGCGCCGCGCACGCGGCGGATCTTCCGCCACGTAGGCCAGCGCCGATCTACGTGCCGCCGCTCTTTACCTGGACCGGCTTCTATGCCGGCCTCAATGTGGGTGGCGGTTTCAGTACCTCCAATGGTTTAAACAGCTACTTGGGGACGAATAGCGGCCGGGCAAGCGGGTTCGTCGCTGGCGGTCAGGCGGGCTACAATTATCAAGTGTCGCCGCTGTTCGTCGTCGGCGTCGAAAACGATTTCCTGGTCACGGGAGTTTCGACGCACAACAGCGGCTGGAACGCTCCCGATGTGCGTGTGCCGTTCTTTGGGACCGCTCGCGGTCGAGCAGGCTTCACGCTTCTTGATTCGCACGTACTCGTTTACGGAACCGGCGGTTTGGCCACCGGCCAGGTGAATGACACAGGGATCAACAAGCTGCGAATTGGCTGGACCGCGGGAGGTGGTGTCGAATGGGCGTTCCTGCCGAATTGGTCAATGAAGCTCGAATATCTTTATACGGATCTCTACAAGAATCTCAAAAGCGATAGCTTGCCGGAGCGGCATGAGAAATTCCACATCGTCCGCGTCGGCGTGAACTATCATTTCGACCTGTTCAAGCCGGCGTCTCTCGGCGATCGCTATTGA